A window from Argopecten irradians isolate NY chromosome 3, Ai_NY, whole genome shotgun sequence encodes these proteins:
- the LOC138319580 gene encoding hepatitis A virus cellular receptor 1-like: MPVYQENPQINDKIDHVFHPNHSPGERGDHYFCTNTTLPPCTPQPTSTLPPCTPQPTSTLLTCTPQPTSTLPPCTPQPTSTLLTCTPQPTSTLPPCTPQPTSTLPPCTPQPTSTLLTCTPQPTSTLLTCTPQPTSTLPPCTPQPTSTLPPCTPQPTSTLLTCTSQPTSTLLTCTPQPTSTLLTCTPQPTSTLTPCTSQPTITLLPCTPQPTSTLPPYIPQTISTLLTCTPQPTITLPPCTPQPISTLLTCNPTTTTVLPTNQYITDVYSPTNQYITTCTPPTNQYITDVYSPTNQYIADVFTPQPT, translated from the exons ATGCCTGTGTACCAGGAGAACCCCCAGATTAATG ATAAAATCGATCATGTTTTTCACCCTAATCACTCTCCAGGCGAGCGCGGGGACCACTATTTCTGTACCAACAC TACATTACCGCCGTGTACTCCCCAACCAACCAGTACATTACCGCCGTGTACTCCCCAACCAACCAGTACATTACTGACGTGTACTCCCCAACCAACCAGTACATTACCGCCGTGTACTCCCCAACCAACCAGTACATTACTGACGTGTACTCCCCAACCAACCAGTACATTACCGCCGTGTACTCCCCAACCAACCAGTACATTACCGCCGTGTACTCCCCAACCAACCAGTACATTACTGACGTGTACTCCCCAACCAACCAGTACATTACTGACGTGTACTCCCCAACCAACCAGTACATTACCGCCGTGTACTCCCCAACCAACCAGTACATTACCGCCGTGTACTCCCCAACCAACCAGTACATTACTGACGTGTACTTCCCAACCAACCAGTACACTACTGACGTGTACTCCCCAACCAACCAGTACATTACTGACGTGTACTCCCCAACCAACCAGTACATTAACGCCTTGTACTTCCCAACCAACAATTACATTACTGCCGTGTACTCCCCAACCAACAAGTACATTACCGCCGTATATTCCCCAAACAATCAGTACATTACTGACGTGTACTCCCCAACCAACAATTACATTACCGCCGTGTACTCCCCAACCAATCAGTACATTACTGACGTGTAACCCAACCACTACAACTGTACTCCCAACCAACCAGTACATTACTGACGTGTACTCCCCAACCAACCAGTACATTACGACGTGTACTCCCCCAACCAACCAGTACATTACCGACGTGTACTCCCCAACCAACCAGTACATTGCTGACGTCTTTACTCCCCAACCAACCTAG